Proteins found in one bacterium genomic segment:
- a CDS encoding NFACT RNA binding domain-containing protein: MYDGLTLSSYLSRWRPLLEGAKVIDALILDAADRSTNAELEDELRAGAAVVFVLGGGGEERELVFVNPGARSGVFLWKKAGLRWAKPRSVRRKQEAGFLRRRLAGAVVSAAQQHGRDRLFRLYLRGSDELGDPASLALHFSLTGRRANLVLEAEQRVIYALRSGPRYGEPFQPVSGGVGTVGEYVAGRRSGEITPRRKRSLAGELVVGVDGVSSTAVTELFRRLSLAPDVVFDQLNAEALDLLAAEGDRLIASADEVRFYPASGVVSSLSLLGLGESRPATEEDETFLVARFEREHRRATLAARLRGELDRISGRRRKAARDKADALDKAAGADDLMHAGQQLLASSDVRGAAPADLTLPEGRTVPLDPEASRLVNAQRLFERAKRNRRAREHAGMLDDLIASLDAEYGELAAALAPDAPLGALADLYARYVESERPTEKGGRALPAKVGRRELPGGFTLYWGRDGHANQFVTFQLARPGDVWFHVQQGSGAHVVVRRPDREAPLPPDVIEEAAGLALKNSAMRTAAHVPVVYTERRYVRHRRGAPGSVFYEREKVIYMDGGT; the protein is encoded by the coding sequence ATGTACGACGGCCTCACCCTTTCCTCCTACCTCTCCCGCTGGCGGCCCCTCCTCGAGGGGGCGAAGGTGATAGACGCCCTCATCCTGGACGCCGCCGACCGCTCGACCAACGCGGAGCTGGAGGACGAACTGCGCGCCGGTGCGGCGGTGGTGTTCGTCCTGGGCGGGGGCGGGGAGGAGCGGGAGCTGGTCTTCGTCAACCCCGGGGCCCGGTCCGGCGTGTTCCTCTGGAAAAAGGCGGGGCTGCGGTGGGCCAAGCCCAGGAGTGTGCGTCGGAAACAGGAGGCCGGTTTTCTGCGCCGCCGCCTGGCAGGGGCGGTGGTCAGCGCGGCGCAGCAGCACGGGCGGGATCGCCTGTTCCGCCTGTATCTCCGGGGGAGCGACGAGCTGGGCGACCCCGCCTCCCTGGCGCTCCATTTCAGCCTCACCGGACGCCGGGCGAACCTCGTCCTCGAAGCGGAGCAGAGGGTCATCTACGCCTTGCGGTCCGGTCCCCGCTACGGGGAGCCGTTCCAACCGGTTTCGGGAGGGGTCGGGACGGTGGGGGAGTACGTTGCGGGGCGGCGCAGCGGGGAAATTACTCCCCGGCGCAAGCGGAGCCTGGCCGGGGAGCTTGTCGTCGGCGTGGACGGCGTCTCCTCCACGGCGGTCACCGAGCTCTTCCGGCGGCTCTCCCTGGCGCCCGACGTGGTTTTCGACCAGCTCAACGCGGAGGCACTCGACCTCCTGGCCGCGGAGGGGGACCGGCTCATCGCCTCGGCGGACGAGGTGCGGTTCTACCCCGCCTCGGGGGTCGTCTCCTCCCTGTCGCTCCTCGGCCTGGGCGAGTCGCGCCCGGCGACGGAGGAGGACGAGACGTTCCTGGTCGCCCGTTTCGAGCGGGAGCACCGCCGCGCGACCCTCGCCGCCCGGCTCCGGGGTGAGTTGGACCGCATCTCCGGTCGTCGGCGGAAGGCCGCCCGGGACAAGGCGGACGCCCTGGACAAGGCGGCCGGCGCCGACGATCTCATGCACGCCGGTCAACAGCTCCTGGCCTCCAGTGACGTCCGTGGGGCCGCCCCCGCCGACCTCACCCTGCCCGAGGGCCGCACCGTCCCCCTGGATCCGGAGGCCAGCCGCCTGGTCAACGCCCAGCGGCTTTTCGAACGGGCGAAGCGGAACCGGCGCGCCCGGGAACACGCCGGCATGCTGGACGACCTGATCGCGTCCCTCGACGCCGAGTACGGCGAGCTCGCGGCGGCGTTGGCCCCCGACGCCCCCCTCGGGGCCCTCGCGGACCTCTACGCGCGGTACGTCGAGTCGGAGAGACCTACGGAGAAAGGCGGACGCGCCCTCCCGGCCAAAGTAGGCCGTCGGGAGCTGCCCGGGGGATTCACCCTCTACTGGGGACGCGACGGGCACGCGAACCAGTTCGTGACCTTCCAGTTGGCCCGCCCGGGCGACGTCTGGTTCCACGTCCAGCAGGGCTCCGGCGCCCACGTGGTCGTGCGCCGACCGGACCGCGAGGCCCCCCTCCCCCCCGACGTCATCGAGGAGGCGGCCGGGCTGGCACTTAAAAACTCCGCCATGCGCACCGCCGCCCACGTGCCCGTCGTTTACACCGAGCGGAGGTACGTCCGCCACCGCCGGGGGGCCCCCGGGTCGGTGTTCTACGAGCGGGAGAAGGTCATTTACATGGACGGCGGCACTTAG
- a CDS encoding 3-isopropylmalate dehydratase small subunit yields the protein MKFRGKVWVVGDDIDTDQIYHGQYLPLTDPSEMAAHALEFVPGKEGFVAQVEDGDILVTGKNFGCGSSREHAVLCLKHAGVACIVAESFSRIFYRNAVNLGYPVLECPGIVSAVTEGDEIEVDTDSGEVTDLVTGKGVTGVPLSDVEAEISRAGGLLEYIKTEQP from the coding sequence ATGAAATTCAGGGGCAAGGTCTGGGTCGTCGGCGACGACATTGACACCGACCAGATCTACCACGGTCAGTACCTGCCGCTGACCGATCCTTCCGAAATGGCCGCCCACGCCCTGGAGTTCGTCCCCGGCAAGGAGGGCTTCGTCGCCCAGGTCGAGGACGGAGACATCCTCGTCACGGGAAAGAACTTCGGCTGCGGCAGCTCCCGGGAGCACGCCGTCCTCTGCCTCAAGCACGCCGGCGTGGCCTGCATCGTCGCCGAGAGCTTCTCGCGGATTTTTTACCGCAACGCGGTGAACCTGGGTTACCCGGTCCTCGAGTGCCCCGGGATAGTCTCCGCCGTGACCGAGGGGGACGAGATCGAGGTGGACACGGACTCGGGCGAGGTAACCGACCTGGTCACCGGGAAGGGTGTGACGGGCGTGCCGCTCTCCGACGTGGAGGCGGAGATCAGCCGGGCGGGCGGCCTGTTGGAGTACATAAAAACGGAGCAGCCGTAA
- a CDS encoding nitrilase-related carbon-nitrogen hydrolase yields MKLTVGYLQFEPRPGDPELNRRRMVELLTPHRADLVVLPELATSGYCLEAAAMRAAAEPLDGPTAGVLRELARRTGAHYVVGLPELDGGRLFNSALLVGPDGPKAGYRKLHLFGFEPEIFTPGDGEPEPVELLGTKIGLMICFDWIYPETARILTLRGATVLCHPANLVLPHCPDAMVTRCLENRVYAVTADRVGVEEWRGEPMRFIGRSQVVTPAGEVLGRADEDGERFFSVEMDTALAEDKIVRGNDLFAGRRRELYGKLCK; encoded by the coding sequence ATGAAGCTGACCGTCGGCTATCTCCAGTTCGAACCCCGCCCCGGTGACCCGGAGCTCAACCGGCGGCGGATGGTCGAGCTCCTCACCCCCCACCGGGCCGACCTCGTCGTCCTGCCGGAGCTGGCCACCTCGGGTTACTGCCTGGAGGCGGCGGCGATGCGGGCCGCGGCCGAGCCGCTGGACGGGCCGACCGCCGGGGTTCTCCGCGAACTGGCCCGCCGGACCGGCGCCCATTACGTCGTCGGGCTGCCCGAGCTGGACGGCGGAAGGCTCTTCAACAGCGCCCTTCTCGTCGGGCCCGACGGTCCCAAGGCCGGCTACCGGAAGCTGCACCTCTTCGGCTTCGAGCCGGAGATTTTCACCCCGGGGGACGGGGAGCCCGAGCCGGTCGAACTCTTGGGAACCAAAATCGGCCTGATGATCTGCTTCGACTGGATTTACCCTGAAACGGCGCGGATTCTCACCCTGCGTGGGGCGACGGTCCTCTGCCACCCGGCGAACCTCGTGCTGCCCCACTGCCCCGACGCCATGGTCACCCGCTGCCTGGAGAACCGGGTTTACGCCGTGACGGCCGACCGGGTGGGCGTGGAGGAGTGGCGGGGCGAACCGATGCGGTTCATCGGTCGGAGTCAGGTGGTCACCCCGGCGGGGGAGGTACTGGGGCGGGCCGATGAGGACGGGGAAAGGTTCTTCAGCGTGGAGATGGACACCGCCCTGGCCGAGGACAAGATCGTGCGGGGGAACGACCTCTTCGCCGGGCGACGGCGGGAATTGTACGGGAAGCTGTGCAAGTGA
- a CDS encoding sulfatase: MDFRTTLAKIWRLTLFGVLVSYAYTAYYFLAQLILGGGNVVWGLIGDGFHQTLLFIIGALFYFPVIGAAASLVVALIATLVTENVRPLSDAWRERIGLIAAAAVTTGVLGLPVEVGTLFTHLRTLLGFVVGLVVGAALVLVAIKWSRIEHWIRRAAGWLLGAAILLFVVFYLFDLGNFTYGEEPATSPGPNILVIISDAHRADIASTFGGEVPTPNLDRLAAAGVRFDRCYSTSNWTLPAVASIYTGTSHVVHGVNGFRPLPNALPNLQGLLSREGYRCWALFCNTAVLPCTNLYAGFDGYVNYDIFRTPMLGILSSSTGPLYAWLSYNLGQLILRCDMQQTKVVTPELAVELSSRLTPGGGTFAYVHLFDPHVPYVPPDRFVPDWVYEGPMGRFLGNDFAGVIREQGPDVIQGDDRRRIIELYRGEVRYEDEIIGRMLDALGEGGALANTAIFFAADHGEELWDHGGWGHGRTMYEEVVRVPLIVRWPGVFPEGVVRDDRVSIADIFPTVLDALGVEYDKGPLVGCSLLLPPDPERVVFAEHSDEKNLVQIKRPSHQITVHAPEGSLILDRDTGDVFYFTHEDTTQRDEAGDEHPESRDRLLGLIEEYDAEQAELRDTYNPGAAGLSHEETAAQLENLRAVGYLQ; encoded by the coding sequence GTGGACTTCCGGACGACTTTGGCAAAAATCTGGCGCCTGACCCTCTTCGGCGTTTTGGTAAGTTACGCCTACACGGCTTACTACTTCCTCGCCCAGCTCATCCTGGGCGGCGGGAACGTCGTCTGGGGCCTCATCGGTGACGGCTTCCACCAGACGCTGCTCTTCATCATCGGGGCTCTCTTTTACTTCCCCGTCATCGGCGCCGCGGCGTCCCTGGTCGTCGCGCTCATCGCCACCCTCGTGACCGAGAACGTCAGGCCGCTGTCCGATGCCTGGCGGGAGCGCATCGGCCTCATCGCCGCGGCGGCGGTGACGACCGGCGTGCTGGGGTTGCCCGTGGAGGTGGGGACGCTCTTCACCCATCTCCGCACCCTTCTCGGTTTCGTGGTGGGCCTGGTCGTAGGCGCGGCCCTGGTCCTGGTGGCGATAAAATGGTCCAGGATCGAGCACTGGATCAGGCGCGCCGCCGGGTGGCTCCTGGGCGCCGCGATCCTCCTCTTCGTCGTCTTCTACCTCTTCGACCTCGGGAACTTCACCTACGGCGAAGAGCCCGCGACCTCGCCGGGGCCCAACATCCTCGTCATCATCTCCGACGCCCACCGGGCCGACATCGCCTCCACCTTCGGCGGCGAAGTGCCCACGCCCAACCTCGACCGCCTGGCCGCGGCGGGTGTACGCTTCGACCGGTGCTACTCGACCTCCAACTGGACCCTCCCCGCCGTCGCCTCGATCTACACCGGGACCTCCCACGTCGTCCACGGCGTGAACGGTTTCCGTCCGCTCCCCAACGCCCTTCCGAACCTGCAGGGTCTCTTGTCCCGCGAGGGGTATCGCTGCTGGGCTCTGTTTTGCAACACGGCCGTCCTCCCCTGCACCAACCTCTACGCGGGCTTCGACGGCTACGTCAACTACGACATCTTCCGCACCCCGATGCTGGGCATCCTGTCCTCCTCCACCGGCCCCCTCTACGCCTGGCTCTCCTACAATCTGGGCCAGCTCATCCTGCGATGCGACATGCAGCAAACGAAGGTCGTCACCCCGGAGTTGGCGGTGGAGCTCAGTTCCAGGCTCACGCCCGGAGGCGGGACCTTCGCCTACGTCCATCTCTTCGACCCCCACGTGCCCTACGTCCCGCCGGACCGCTTCGTGCCCGACTGGGTTTACGAGGGACCGATGGGGAGGTTTCTCGGCAACGATTTCGCCGGCGTGATAAGGGAACAGGGTCCCGACGTCATCCAGGGCGACGACCGCCGGAGGATTATCGAGCTCTACCGGGGCGAGGTGCGCTACGAGGACGAGATAATCGGCCGGATGCTGGACGCCCTGGGGGAGGGCGGGGCGCTCGCGAACACCGCGATCTTCTTCGCGGCTGACCACGGCGAGGAGCTCTGGGACCACGGCGGCTGGGGTCACGGTCGGACCATGTACGAAGAGGTGGTGCGGGTGCCGCTCATCGTCCGTTGGCCCGGGGTCTTCCCCGAGGGGGTGGTCCGCGACGACCGGGTGAGCATCGCCGACATCTTCCCCACCGTCCTGGACGCGCTCGGCGTGGAGTACGACAAAGGGCCCCTCGTCGGGTGCTCGCTGCTCCTCCCCCCCGATCCCGAGCGGGTGGTCTTCGCCGAACATAGCGACGAGAAGAATCTCGTGCAGATAAAACGGCCCTCCCACCAGATAACCGTCCACGCGCCGGAGGGATCGCTCATCCTGGACCGCGACACCGGCGACGTCTTCTACTTCACGCACGAGGATACGACCCAGCGGGACGAAGCGGGGGATGAGCACCCCGAGAGCCGCGACCGTCTCCTGGGGCTGATCGAGGAGTACGACGCGGAGCAGGCCGAGCTGCGCGACACGTACAACCCGGGGGCGGCCGGTCTGAGCCACGAGGAAACGGCGGCCCAGCTCGAGAACCTGCGCGCCGTCGGCTACCTGCAGTGA